In Stutzerimonas stutzeri, a genomic segment contains:
- the ahcY gene encoding adenosylhomocysteinase → MSAVMTPAGFNDFKVADISLADWGRREIIIAESEMPALMGLRHKYSGEQPLKGAKILGCIHMTIQTAVLIETLTALGAEVRWSSCNIFSTQDQAAAAIAAAGIPVFAWKGETEEEYEWCIEQTILKDGQPWNANMILDDGGDLTQILHDKYPQVLERVHGVTEETTTGVHRLQDMLKKGTLKIPAINVNDSVTKSKNDNKYGCRHSLNDAIKRATDHLLSGKQALVIGYGDVGKGSAQSLRQEGMIVKVSEVDPICAMQACMDGFELVSPYKDGLNDGTDSCIDTALLGKIDLIVTTTGNANVCDAGMLKALKKRAVVCNIGHFDNEIDTAFTRKNWAWEEVKPQVHKIHRTGPGSFDANNDDYLILLAEGRLVNLGNATGHPSRIMDGSFANQVLAQIHLFNEKFADLPVTEKTKNVTVMVLPKKLDEEVAAEMVKGFGGVLTRLTPSQAEYIGVEVEGPFKPDSYRY, encoded by the coding sequence ATGAGTGCTGTCATGACGCCTGCCGGTTTCAACGATTTCAAAGTCGCCGACATTTCCCTGGCTGACTGGGGTCGCCGCGAGATCATCATCGCCGAATCGGAAATGCCCGCCCTGATGGGCCTGCGCCACAAATATTCCGGCGAGCAGCCGCTCAAAGGCGCGAAGATCCTCGGCTGCATCCACATGACCATCCAGACCGCCGTACTGATCGAGACGCTGACCGCCCTAGGTGCCGAAGTACGCTGGTCCAGCTGCAACATTTTCTCCACTCAGGATCAGGCGGCCGCTGCGATCGCCGCCGCCGGTATCCCGGTGTTCGCCTGGAAGGGTGAAACGGAGGAAGAGTACGAGTGGTGCATCGAGCAGACCATCCTCAAGGACGGTCAGCCGTGGAACGCTAACATGATCCTCGACGACGGCGGCGATCTGACCCAGATCTTGCATGACAAGTACCCGCAGGTACTCGAGCGCGTGCATGGCGTCACCGAGGAAACCACCACCGGCGTACATCGCCTGCAGGACATGCTGAAGAAAGGCACCCTGAAGATCCCGGCGATCAACGTCAACGATTCGGTCACCAAGAGCAAGAACGACAACAAGTACGGCTGCCGTCACAGCCTGAACGACGCCATCAAGCGCGCCACCGACCACCTGCTCTCCGGTAAGCAGGCGCTGGTGATTGGCTATGGCGATGTGGGCAAGGGCTCGGCGCAGTCGCTGCGTCAGGAAGGCATGATCGTCAAGGTGTCGGAAGTCGACCCGATCTGCGCCATGCAAGCGTGCATGGACGGCTTCGAACTGGTTTCGCCCTACAAGGACGGCCTGAACGACGGCACTGACAGCTGCATCGACACCGCACTATTGGGCAAGATCGATCTGATCGTCACCACCACCGGCAACGCCAACGTCTGTGATGCCGGCATGCTCAAGGCGCTGAAAAAGCGCGCCGTGGTGTGCAATATTGGTCACTTCGACAACGAGATTGACACTGCCTTCACACGCAAAAATTGGGCGTGGGAAGAGGTCAAGCCGCAGGTGCACAAGATCCATCGCACCGGCCCAGGCAGCTTCGATGCAAACAACGATGACTACCTGATCCTTTTGGCTGAAGGCCGTCTCGTGAATCTGGGCAACGCCACCGGCCACCCGAGCCGGATCATGGACGGCTCTTTCGCCAACCAGGTGTTGGCGCAGATCCACCTGTTCAACGAGAAGTTCGCCGACCTGCCGGTCACCGAGAAGACCAAGAACGTCACCGTCATGGTGCTGCCGAAGAAGCTCGACGAGGAAGTCGCAGCCGAAATGGTCAAGGGCTTTGGTGGTGTCCTCACCCGCCTGACCCCGAGCCAGGCCGAGTACATCGGTGTGGAAGTCGAAGGTCCGTTCAAGCCGGATAGCTACCGCTACTAA
- a CDS encoding DUF1090 family protein — MADRRTLLALLLFSLCGTQKILAAPEANTACSQTRERISEQIKEARLMDDTNQRVALEARLHGLAERCRGVVAVQSNHDEIERATHLATIREAQLREALSTGDPQVIEISKRRLDQARRALEAAKR, encoded by the coding sequence ATGGCCGACCGGCGAACCCTCTTGGCGCTGTTGTTATTCAGCCTCTGTGGCACTCAGAAAATCCTGGCAGCGCCCGAAGCCAACACCGCGTGCAGCCAAACCCGCGAGCGCATCAGCGAGCAAATCAAGGAGGCGCGCCTGATGGATGACACCAACCAGCGCGTCGCCTTGGAAGCAAGGCTGCATGGCCTCGCCGAGCGCTGCCGCGGTGTCGTTGCGGTGCAATCCAATCACGACGAAATCGAACGCGCGACGCACCTGGCAACGATACGTGAGGCACAGTTGCGCGAAGCGCTGAGCACCGGCGATCCGCAGGTCATCGAGATCAGCAAGCGGCGCCTGGATCAGGCGCGCCGCGCACTGGAAGCGGCCAAACGCTGA
- a CDS encoding cation:proton antiporter: MLELSAIFISLTALLAYLNYRFIGLPPTIGVMATALVFSVLLHGLAVLGLPSIEEQIEILVGRIDFNHLLMDGMLSFLLFAGALHINLADLRARRWAIGLLATVGVLFSTAVIGLGTWYILDLFELQPPLIYCLLFGALISPTDPIAVLGIMRSAGAPKALETTIVGESLFNDGVAVVVFTVLLGVLARGEAPGAGEAVWLFFEEAGGGILLGGLLGALTFALLKSIDQYQVEVLLTLALVLGGYTLATHLHVSGPIAMVVAGLIIGNQGRRHAMSEHTRENLDNFWELLDEILNAVLFVLIGMELVLLPFSAQYLLIALCVTLLILGTRLVAVGPPALLLRALGRALPNGTVRILTWGGLRGGISVALVLALPASEERNLLLNITYLVVLFSILVQGLSIGRLVRHICTRDSAGDH, from the coding sequence ATGCTCGAACTGTCGGCCATCTTCATCAGCCTCACGGCGCTGCTCGCCTATCTCAATTACCGTTTCATCGGCCTGCCTCCGACCATCGGCGTAATGGCCACCGCCTTGGTGTTCTCGGTGCTGTTGCACGGACTGGCGGTGCTGGGGCTGCCCTCGATCGAGGAGCAGATCGAAATTTTGGTCGGGCGCATCGATTTCAATCATCTGTTGATGGACGGCATGCTGTCCTTTCTGTTGTTCGCCGGCGCACTGCATATCAACCTGGCCGATCTGCGTGCCCGACGCTGGGCGATCGGCCTGCTGGCAACCGTCGGCGTACTGTTCTCCACCGCCGTGATCGGGCTGGGCACCTGGTACATTCTCGACCTGTTCGAGCTACAGCCGCCATTGATCTACTGCCTGCTGTTCGGTGCGCTGATCTCGCCGACCGACCCTATCGCCGTGCTCGGCATCATGCGTTCGGCGGGTGCGCCAAAAGCCCTGGAGACCACCATCGTCGGCGAGTCGCTGTTCAACGATGGGGTCGCTGTAGTGGTCTTCACCGTGCTGTTGGGCGTACTGGCGCGGGGGGAAGCGCCGGGGGCTGGCGAGGCCGTCTGGTTGTTCTTCGAAGAAGCCGGAGGCGGCATCTTGCTTGGCGGCCTGCTTGGCGCGCTGACCTTCGCGCTGCTCAAGAGCATCGACCAATACCAGGTGGAGGTGTTGCTGACCCTCGCGCTGGTGCTTGGCGGCTATACCCTGGCGACCCACCTGCACGTTTCCGGCCCGATCGCCATGGTGGTGGCCGGGCTGATCATCGGCAACCAGGGTCGCCGCCACGCGATGTCCGAACACACGCGGGAAAACCTGGACAACTTCTGGGAGCTGCTCGACGAGATACTTAACGCCGTGCTGTTCGTGCTGATCGGCATGGAGCTGGTGCTGCTGCCATTCAGTGCACAGTACCTGCTGATCGCCTTGTGCGTGACGTTACTGATCCTCGGCACGCGCCTGGTCGCCGTGGGCCCACCTGCGCTATTGCTGCGCGCACTGGGTCGCGCGCTACCCAACGGCACGGTGCGCATCCTGACCTGGGGCGGACTGCGTGGCGGCATCTCGGTTGCGCTGGTGCTCGCTCTGCCGGCCAGTGAGGAGCGAAACCTGCTTCTCAATATCACCTATCTCGTGGTGCTGTTCTCGATTCTGGTTCAGGGCCTGAGCATCGGGCGACTGGTCCGCCATATTTGCACGCGTGACAGCGCAGGCGACCATTGA
- a CDS encoding c-type cytochrome, with protein MKLMPLCVSLIAVLALAGCDRIDPNSPLGKRKAIYQQMLDTKEDLGGMLRGRLTFDPEGFVSGAAKLDELSRQPWQYYPEVKEEQSEARDDVWQQQERFNQLARELEANTAALVAATAQGQVTAGSVGSAFQRVEDTCEACHKKFRNY; from the coding sequence ATGAAACTGATGCCGTTGTGTGTGTCTCTGATCGCCGTCCTTGCACTGGCCGGTTGCGACCGCATCGATCCCAATTCGCCGCTGGGTAAGCGCAAGGCGATCTACCAGCAGATGCTCGACACCAAGGAAGACCTCGGCGGCATGCTGCGTGGTCGGCTGACGTTCGACCCCGAGGGCTTCGTCAGTGGCGCGGCAAAGCTGGACGAGCTATCGCGCCAGCCCTGGCAGTATTACCCGGAGGTCAAGGAAGAGCAGAGCGAGGCCCGGGATGATGTCTGGCAACAGCAGGAGCGCTTCAACCAGCTGGCTCGCGAGTTGGAAGCGAACACAGCCGCGCTGGTCGCGGCGACGGCTCAGGGGCAGGTGACCGCTGGCAGCGTCGGATCCGCATTCCAGCGTGTCGAAGACACCTGTGAGGCCTGTCATAAGAAGTTTCGCAACTATTGA